A section of the Mycoplasmopsis synoviae ATCC 25204 genome encodes:
- a CDS encoding phosphotransferase family protein, which produces MQKEKISVGYTNTSYKQGDLFIQEKTYNGMNHQLNLDELRNLDFVPELISHNHEQTVWKWIESKPLVLTDENIKKIAINFKKLHDSKCEFPKNNIAQRIKNYLKILSEKNINIKEVNDFYNKVNLVLSNMDKSTPLHNDIYQSNLIWGKDDKIYFVDWEYATMGDKHFDLAFFICAGHLDQRQEELLLKTYGNYSEEYLLQHKVVIFYLIILWVNAQKVKHFDDKPYIEKMLKAEEKFQQRKAQNFS; this is translated from the coding sequence ATGCAAAAAGAAAAGATTTCAGTTGGTTATACAAATACTTCATACAAACAAGGTGATTTATTTATACAAGAAAAAACTTATAACGGAATGAATCATCAACTTAATTTAGATGAATTAAGAAATTTAGATTTTGTTCCTGAATTAATATCACATAATCACGAACAAACAGTTTGAAAATGGATAGAATCAAAACCATTAGTTTTAACAGATGAAAACATTAAAAAAATTGCTATAAATTTCAAAAAATTACATGATTCAAAATGTGAATTCCCAAAAAATAACATAGCTCAAAGAATTAAAAATTATTTAAAAATATTAAGCGAAAAAAATATTAATATAAAAGAAGTTAATGATTTTTATAATAAAGTCAATTTAGTTTTATCAAATATGGACAAATCAACACCTCTACATAATGATATTTACCAAAGTAATCTTATCTGAGGTAAAGATGATAAGATTTATTTTGTAGATTGAGAATATGCTACAATGGGCGATAAACACTTTGATTTAGCTTTTTTTATTTGTGCAGGACATTTAGATCAAAGACAAGAAGAATTATTATTAAAAACTTATGGTAATTATTCAGAGGAATATCTTCTTCAGCATAAAGTAGTTATTTTTTATTTAATTATATTATGAGTAAATGCACAAAAAGTAAAACATTTTGACGATAAACCATATATTGAGAAAATGCTTAAAGCTGAAGAAAAATTTCAACAAAGAAAAGCACAAAACTTTAGTTAG